Proteins encoded together in one Citromicrobium bathyomarinum window:
- a CDS encoding ATP-dependent DNA helicase, producing the protein MAAPTPEPPALPALHASHAGLWLAAPDGTTQEIGKGQAINACADTPVLLLNAPLVAARLGYPDLSGLDLLELYAFLHPARFCVPTPKGLAATLGIDPPEDEGATPAFLQRALAAMLAVCGRDDWAERHGAWSTLQSLARARWPWAQVLGPFVERPERAERWLFATLPEWEDAPERPQPAQVSIGEEEVQAQLARLTGEGAEKREGQRAYSGDVARIFAPREGRGKPHLLLAQAGTGIGKTLGYLSPASVWAERARGTLWVSTYTKNLQRQLRRESRRAWPEKRADGSAPVVVRKGRENYLCLLNLEDAMQGGFAGRGAVLAQLVARWAQYSRDGDMIGGDLPGWLGTLFPRRGITALTDQRGECVYAGCPHYRKCFIERAARTSAQADLVIANHALVMINAARGRHHGQPPTRLIFDEGHHVFDAADSTFAAALSGQEAIELRRWIIGPERNTRGRRRGLAARLADIASYDDAGGEAVEAAIEAAQALPAEGWLGRIGEGAPSGPLEELLAQVRATVFARDESGGSEAGYGIETEIADPPGPLVDAAQEAQGALADIRKPLLKLGQRLEAVLEDAPDWLDGQGRARIEGARHSLAWRVDLIAAWEALLGRIGGPTDPDFVDWLAVDRFEAREYDIGLHRRWLDPMKPFAKIVLEPAHGVMLTSATLADRDPEGEPDWARAIASSGAEHIGLTPQLASQPSPFDYASKAEVLIVTDIKRGDIAGLAGAYARLIEAAGGGTLGLFTAIKRLRAVHARIADRLARGNLPLYAQHVDPIDTGTLTDIFGDDPRASLLGTDALRDGIDVPGDSLRSVVLEAVPWPRPTILHRARRAAFADEAGGGSAYDDRIIRARLAQAFGRLIRSREDSGHFVVLSPAFPSRLLSAFPTGTPIHRVTLDEAVSRLAAGPPARQGGTLLAREDTTTG; encoded by the coding sequence ATGGCCGCGCCGACCCCCGAACCGCCTGCTCTGCCCGCGCTTCACGCCAGCCATGCCGGGCTGTGGCTGGCCGCGCCCGATGGCACCACGCAGGAGATCGGCAAGGGGCAGGCGATCAACGCCTGCGCCGATACGCCCGTGCTGCTGCTCAACGCGCCGCTGGTCGCCGCGCGGCTGGGCTATCCCGATCTTTCCGGCCTCGACCTGCTGGAGCTGTACGCCTTCCTCCATCCTGCGCGGTTCTGCGTGCCGACGCCCAAGGGGCTGGCTGCGACGCTGGGGATCGACCCGCCCGAGGACGAGGGCGCAACGCCTGCCTTCCTCCAGCGCGCGCTCGCCGCGATGCTGGCGGTTTGTGGGCGGGATGACTGGGCGGAGCGGCATGGTGCATGGAGCACGCTGCAATCGCTCGCCCGTGCGCGCTGGCCGTGGGCGCAGGTGCTCGGGCCCTTCGTGGAGCGACCCGAACGGGCCGAGCGCTGGCTGTTCGCAACCCTGCCCGAGTGGGAAGATGCGCCCGAGCGTCCGCAGCCCGCGCAGGTCTCGATCGGCGAGGAAGAGGTGCAGGCTCAGCTTGCCCGGCTGACCGGCGAAGGCGCGGAGAAGCGCGAGGGGCAGCGCGCCTATTCAGGCGATGTCGCCCGCATCTTCGCCCCCCGTGAGGGGCGGGGCAAGCCGCATCTGCTGCTGGCACAGGCGGGCACCGGGATCGGCAAGACGCTCGGCTATCTCTCGCCTGCAAGCGTGTGGGCCGAGCGCGCGCGGGGCACGCTCTGGGTCAGCACCTACACCAAGAACCTCCAGCGCCAGCTGCGGCGCGAGAGTCGCCGCGCGTGGCCCGAAAAGCGCGCCGATGGCAGCGCGCCGGTGGTCGTGCGCAAGGGGCGCGAGAATTACCTGTGCCTGCTCAACCTCGAAGACGCGATGCAGGGCGGGTTTGCGGGCCGGGGCGCGGTGCTCGCCCAGCTGGTCGCGCGCTGGGCGCAATATTCGCGCGATGGCGACATGATCGGCGGCGACCTGCCCGGCTGGCTGGGCACCCTGTTCCCCCGGCGCGGGATCACCGCGCTGACCGACCAGCGCGGCGAGTGCGTCTATGCCGGGTGCCCGCATTACCGGAAGTGCTTCATCGAACGCGCGGCGCGGACGAGTGCTCAGGCGGACCTCGTGATCGCCAACCACGCGCTGGTGATGATCAATGCCGCGCGCGGGCGCCATCATGGCCAGCCACCCACGCGGCTGATCTTCGACGAAGGCCATCACGTGTTCGATGCCGCCGACAGCACCTTCGCCGCCGCGCTGAGCGGGCAGGAAGCGATCGAGCTGCGCCGGTGGATCATCGGCCCGGAACGCAACACGCGCGGGCGCAGACGCGGGCTCGCCGCGCGGCTGGCCGACATCGCCTCCTACGACGATGCTGGCGGCGAGGCGGTGGAAGCCGCGATCGAGGCGGCGCAGGCGCTGCCCGCCGAGGGCTGGCTGGGGCGGATCGGCGAGGGGGCACCCTCCGGCCCGCTGGAAGAACTGCTCGCGCAGGTCCGCGCAACCGTGTTCGCCCGCGATGAAAGCGGCGGCTCCGAAGCGGGCTACGGGATCGAGACCGAAATCGCCGATCCTCCCGGGCCGCTGGTCGATGCCGCGCAAGAGGCGCAGGGCGCGCTGGCCGATATCCGCAAACCGCTGCTCAAACTCGGCCAGCGGTTGGAGGCGGTGCTGGAAGACGCGCCCGATTGGCTCGACGGGCAAGGGCGGGCACGCATCGAAGGCGCGCGGCACTCGCTCGCCTGGCGGGTCGATCTGATTGCCGCGTGGGAGGCCTTGCTCGGCAGGATCGGAGGGCCGACCGACCCCGATTTCGTCGACTGGCTGGCGGTCGACCGGTTCGAGGCGCGCGAATACGACATCGGACTGCATCGCCGCTGGCTCGATCCGATGAAACCCTTCGCCAAGATCGTGCTGGAGCCCGCGCATGGCGTGATGCTGACCAGCGCGACCCTGGCCGACCGTGACCCCGAGGGTGAGCCCGACTGGGCGCGCGCGATCGCATCGAGCGGGGCGGAGCATATCGGGTTGACCCCGCAGCTCGCCAGCCAGCCGAGCCCGTTCGACTACGCGAGCAAGGCAGAGGTGCTGATCGTCACCGACATCAAGCGCGGCGACATTGCGGGCCTTGCCGGAGCCTACGCCCGCCTGATCGAGGCGGCGGGCGGTGGAACCCTGGGTCTGTTCACCGCGATCAAGCGGCTGCGCGCGGTCCATGCGCGGATTGCCGACCGGCTCGCGCGCGGCAACCTGCCGCTCTACGCGCAGCACGTCGACCCGATCGACACCGGCACGCTGACCGATATTTTCGGCGACGATCCGCGCGCCAGCCTGCTCGGCACCGATGCCCTGCGCGACGGGATCGACGTGCCGGGCGACAGCTTGCGCAGCGTGGTGCTGGAGGCCGTGCCCTGGCCGCGGCCAACGATCCTGCACCGCGCGCGCCGCGCCGCCTTCGCGGACGAGGCGGGCGGCGGCAGTGCCTATGACGACCGGATCATCCGCGCGCGGCTGGCGCAGGCCTTCGGGCGGCTGATTCGCTCGCGAGAAGACAGCGGGCACTTCGTGGTTCTCTCCCCTGCGTTCCCCAGCCGTCTGCTCAGCGCCTTTCCCACAGGCACGCCGATTCACCGCGTCACGCTGGACGAAGCCGTATCGCGCCTTGCAGCGGGGCCACCGGCAAGGCAGGGAGGAACCCTGCTCGCGCGTGAAGACACGACGACGGGCTGA
- the soxR gene encoding redox-sensitive transcriptional activator SoxR, translating into MKANDLLPIGELARRTGLSVSAIRYYESMGLIEPHRTGGNQRRFLRSDIRRLSFILIAQRLGLSLGEIEAQLARLPHGRTPNARDWSAISRAIRDQLDARIAELERARQNLDGCIGCGCLSLKRCALYNPQDRLAEEGPGPRTVLG; encoded by the coding sequence ATGAAAGCGAACGATCTCCTGCCCATTGGCGAACTGGCCCGTCGCACCGGGCTCAGCGTGTCGGCCATCCGCTATTACGAGAGCATGGGGCTGATCGAACCGCACCGCACCGGCGGCAACCAGCGGCGCTTCCTGCGCTCCGACATCCGCCGGCTCAGCTTCATCCTGATCGCGCAGCGGCTGGGCCTGTCGCTGGGTGAGATCGAGGCGCAGCTGGCCCGCCTGCCCCATGGGCGCACGCCCAATGCGCGCGACTGGAGCGCGATCAGCCGCGCGATCCGCGACCAGCTGGATGCGCGAATCGCGGAACTGGAGCGCGCACGGCAAAACCTTGACGGCTGCATCGGCTGCGGCTGTCTGAGCCTGAAGCGCTGTGCGCTCTACAACCCGCAAGACAGGCTTGCAGAAGAAGGCCCCGGGCCGAGGACGGTACTGGGCTAG
- a CDS encoding lysine--tRNA ligase, whose product MSMQDLIEAAHVSKAWPFQEAQRLLKRYPDGTKPGGEPVLFETGYGPSGLPHIGTFQEVLRTTLVRRAFEALIGAKPEDGKTRLVAFSDDMDGLRKVPDNVPNAQLLQDNLHKPLSRIPNPFGTDHDSFAAHNNAKLREFLDRFGFDYEFIASHTQYDTGVFDEALKKVLAHNQAILDIMLPTLRAERAATYSPIMPISPVTGRVLQVPVEVIDAEAGTIRFTDEDGTVVEQSALGGQAKLQWKVDFAMRWVALGVDYEMYGKDLTDTGIQSGKIAKVLGGRKPEGLIYELFLDEKGEKISKSKGNGLTIEEWLTYGSEESLGFYIFPNPKSAKQLHVGVIPRAVDDYWQFRERLPEQALDKQLGNPVWHLARANGGYEAEEAPGAGDSLPVTYGLLLNLVGVMGATATREQVWSYLGNYIEDPDPAKHPELDGLVTTALAYNRDFVAPTLNRRAPTPNEASALAALDGELSQVSADTSAEDLQTIVYETGKREEFGFDNLRDWFKALYETLLGSEQGPRMGSFIALYGVQNTRKLIAEALAAANTAG is encoded by the coding sequence ATGAGCATGCAAGATCTGATCGAAGCCGCCCACGTGTCCAAGGCCTGGCCGTTCCAGGAGGCGCAGCGTCTGCTCAAACGCTATCCCGACGGAACGAAGCCCGGCGGCGAGCCAGTGCTGTTCGAGACGGGCTACGGCCCCTCGGGCCTGCCGCATATCGGTACGTTTCAGGAAGTGCTGCGGACCACGCTGGTGCGCCGCGCGTTCGAGGCGCTGATCGGCGCGAAGCCGGAAGACGGCAAGACGCGGCTGGTCGCGTTCAGCGACGACATGGATGGCCTGCGCAAGGTGCCCGACAACGTGCCCAACGCGCAGTTGTTGCAGGACAATCTGCACAAGCCGCTGAGCCGCATCCCCAACCCCTTCGGCACCGATCACGACAGCTTTGCCGCGCACAACAACGCCAAGCTGCGCGAATTCCTCGACCGGTTCGGGTTCGATTACGAATTCATCGCCAGCCACACCCAGTACGATACCGGTGTCTTCGACGAAGCGCTCAAGAAGGTACTCGCGCACAACCAGGCGATCCTCGACATCATGCTGCCGACCCTGCGGGCGGAGCGTGCGGCGACCTATTCGCCGATCATGCCGATCAGCCCGGTGACGGGCCGCGTGCTGCAGGTTCCGGTCGAGGTGATCGATGCCGAAGCGGGCACGATCCGCTTTACCGACGAGGATGGCACGGTCGTCGAACAGTCCGCGCTGGGCGGGCAGGCCAAGCTGCAATGGAAGGTCGATTTCGCCATGCGCTGGGTGGCGCTGGGCGTCGACTATGAAATGTACGGCAAGGACCTGACCGATACCGGCATCCAGTCGGGCAAGATCGCCAAGGTGCTGGGCGGACGCAAGCCCGAAGGCCTGATCTACGAGCTGTTCCTCGACGAGAAGGGCGAGAAGATTTCGAAGTCGAAGGGCAATGGCCTGACGATCGAGGAATGGCTGACCTATGGCAGCGAGGAATCGCTCGGCTTCTACATCTTCCCCAATCCCAAGAGCGCGAAGCAGCTGCATGTTGGCGTGATCCCGCGCGCGGTCGACGATTACTGGCAGTTCCGCGAACGGCTGCCCGAACAGGCGCTGGACAAGCAGCTGGGCAATCCGGTGTGGCACTTGGCTCGCGCCAATGGCGGGTATGAGGCGGAGGAAGCACCGGGTGCGGGCGACAGCCTGCCGGTGACCTATGGCCTGCTGCTCAACCTGGTCGGAGTGATGGGTGCGACCGCGACGCGCGAGCAGGTGTGGTCCTACCTCGGCAACTACATCGAGGATCCCGATCCGGCGAAGCACCCGGAGCTGGACGGGCTGGTGACAACCGCGCTCGCCTATAACCGCGATTTCGTCGCCCCGACGCTCAACCGCCGGGCGCCTACGCCCAACGAAGCCTCCGCACTCGCCGCGCTCGACGGCGAATTGTCTCAGGTGTCCGCGGATACGAGCGCGGAAGACCTGCAGACGATCGTTTACGAAACCGGCAAGCGCGAGGAGTTCGGGTTCGACAATCTGCGCGACTGGTTCAAGGCGCTCTACGAGACCCTGCTCGGGTCCGAACAGGGTCCGCGCATGGGCAGCTTTATCGCGCTCTATGGGGTCCAGAACACCCGCAAGCTGATCGCGGAGGCACTGGCTGCGGCCAACACCGCAGGCTAG
- a CDS encoding RcnB family protein — protein sequence MYNPTDLFRYGGLTALGLALAATGLPANAAVAPVPANRVSTYLQADTQFAGQPSREERRAERREARGNRGDRSQIREQRREARQQQRREARQDRQQTRQRSAAEQRAWDARMQSRANYAREQRREARRDVRQDRWEDRRDARREARREERREARRDARRDYRQDARRDARREARRDYRRDVRREARRDYRRDVRRDARREARRDYRRWNRSWRNDNRYNWHRYRAQNRRHYNLGRYYAPYRNYSYRRIGIGFSLGSLFFGSRYQINDPWSYRLPQTYGPYRWVRYYDDVLLVNTYTGEVVDVIHDFFW from the coding sequence ATGTATAATCCAACAGATCTTTTTCGATATGGCGGGCTGACTGCGCTCGGCCTCGCGCTCGCCGCGACCGGCCTGCCGGCCAACGCCGCCGTTGCTCCGGTACCGGCCAACCGGGTTTCGACCTATCTTCAGGCCGACACCCAGTTTGCCGGGCAGCCCTCGCGCGAAGAGCGTCGCGCCGAGCGTCGCGAGGCACGCGGCAACAGGGGCGATCGTTCGCAGATCCGCGAGCAGCGTCGCGAGGCGCGTCAGCAACAGCGCCGCGAAGCACGGCAGGACAGACAGCAGACGCGCCAGCGTTCTGCGGCCGAGCAGCGGGCGTGGGACGCCCGGATGCAGTCGCGCGCGAACTACGCCCGCGAGCAGCGCCGCGAGGCGCGTCGGGACGTACGGCAGGACCGGTGGGAAGATCGCCGCGATGCACGCAGGGAAGCACGCCGTGAAGAGCGCCGCGAAGCCCGCAGGGATGCGAGGCGCGATTATCGTCAGGATGCACGCCGCGATGCCCGTCGGGAAGCGCGCCGCGACTATCGGCGCGACGTCCGCAGGGAAGCACGGCGCGACTATCGACGCGATGTCCGTCGGGATGCTCGCCGCGAGGCGCGCCGCGACTATCGCCGGTGGAACCGCAGCTGGCGGAACGACAACCGCTACAACTGGCACCGCTATCGTGCGCAGAACCGGCGGCACTACAACCTGGGCCGCTATTACGCCCCCTATCGCAACTACAGCTATCGCCGGATCGGGATCGGCTTCTCGCTAGGCAGTCTGTTCTTCGGCAGCCGCTACCAGATCAACGATCCGTGGAGCTATCGCCTGCCGCAGACCTACGGCCCCTATCGCTGGGTCCGCTATTATGACGACGTGCTGCTGGTGAACACCTATACCGGCGAAGTGGTCGACGTCATTCACGACTTCTTCTGGTAA
- a CDS encoding histidine phosphatase family protein, whose product MKYLGLFRHAKSDWDDSSTRDFDRSVNERGREGARIMGRHIRRQEPAWDMILASPAERVRLTLEEAAIGVKPTFDQRLYLAGPETHLEVIKHKAGDADAVLIAAHNPGLQDLVLALVSQENETPDFREAMVKFPTASFAVLELPIDDWSELGAQNARLVHFKRPRDLDPSLGPLD is encoded by the coding sequence GTGAAATATCTCGGCCTGTTCCGGCATGCGAAGTCCGATTGGGACGACAGCAGCACGCGCGATTTCGATCGCAGCGTGAACGAGCGCGGTCGCGAAGGCGCGCGAATCATGGGCCGCCATATCCGGCGGCAGGAGCCCGCGTGGGATATGATTCTCGCCAGCCCTGCAGAACGGGTGCGCCTGACGCTGGAAGAGGCGGCGATCGGTGTAAAGCCGACCTTCGACCAGCGGCTTTACCTCGCCGGGCCGGAGACTCACCTCGAAGTGATCAAGCACAAGGCAGGCGATGCCGACGCGGTGCTGATCGCGGCGCATAATCCCGGTTTGCAGGATCTGGTGTTGGCGCTGGTCTCGCAAGAGAACGAGACGCCCGATTTCCGCGAGGCGATGGTCAAGTTCCCGACCGCGTCCTTCGCCGTACTCGAACTGCCGATCGACGACTGGAGCGAGCTGGGCGCGCAGAACGCCAGGCTGGTCCATTTCAAGCGCCCTCGCGATCTCGACCCGTCGCTGGGCCCGCTCGACTAA
- a CDS encoding cytochrome b: MSTANQKRYSIGAMIFHWLIAVLVIVNWRIAESAENLSDAEKGAAFANHKALGMLILALTLGRIAWRLTHPLPSLPNTYAPWERMLARTTHVVFYVLLIGLPLGGWLATSMFERPIDFFGIFTIPTLPVGENKDLGGTIFDVHKTAGTIMIYLIGLHILGALKHTFIDKDLGIFRMLPFGGKARQ, translated from the coding sequence ATGAGCACAGCTAACCAGAAGCGCTACAGCATCGGCGCGATGATCTTTCACTGGCTGATCGCCGTTCTGGTAATCGTGAACTGGCGGATCGCGGAAAGCGCGGAGAATCTCTCGGACGCCGAGAAAGGCGCTGCTTTCGCCAATCACAAGGCGCTGGGGATGCTGATCCTCGCGCTTACGCTGGGCCGCATCGCCTGGCGCCTGACGCACCCGCTGCCGAGCCTGCCGAACACCTACGCACCGTGGGAGCGGATGCTCGCGCGGACGACTCACGTGGTGTTCTACGTCCTGCTGATCGGTCTGCCGCTGGGCGGCTGGCTGGCGACTTCGATGTTCGAACGCCCGATCGATTTCTTCGGCATCTTCACCATCCCGACGCTGCCGGTGGGCGAGAACAAGGATCTGGGCGGCACCATCTTCGACGTTCACAAGACCGCGGGCACCATCATGATCTACCTGATCGGTCTGCACATCCTGGGCGCGCTGAAGCATACCTTCATCGACAAGGATCTGGGCATCTTCCGGATGCTGCCCTTCGGCGGAAAGGCGCGCCAGTAA
- a CDS encoding 2OG-Fe(II) oxygenase has protein sequence MTDSTTKPAKVPDQDALAKVGETVRKRLDADPKAYRVPTDKAEIYAVGEFLTSNECRKLAGMIDQVARPSSLYEGTYKDGYRTSYSGNFDRDDPMVKMVSRRIDDCLGLPGKFGETMQGQRYLPGQQFKDHHDYFYPGEDYWKQERKNGGQRSWTAMMFLNTLKGSGATAFPNCGIQIEPKAGVLLLWNNANPDGTPNEDTLHAGTPVASSAKYVITRWYRTRKWG, from the coding sequence ATGACAGACTCGACCACCAAGCCCGCCAAAGTGCCCGATCAGGATGCCCTCGCCAAAGTCGGCGAAACCGTCCGCAAGCGGCTCGACGCCGATCCCAAGGCCTACCGCGTTCCGACGGACAAAGCGGAAATCTACGCCGTGGGCGAATTCCTGACGAGCAACGAATGTCGCAAGCTGGCCGGAATGATCGATCAGGTCGCCCGGCCCAGCTCGCTCTACGAAGGCACTTACAAGGACGGGTATCGCACATCGTACTCGGGCAATTTCGACCGCGACGACCCGATGGTGAAGATGGTCAGCCGCCGGATCGACGATTGTCTGGGCCTGCCCGGCAAGTTCGGCGAGACGATGCAGGGCCAGCGCTATCTGCCGGGCCAGCAGTTCAAGGATCACCACGACTATTTCTATCCGGGCGAGGATTACTGGAAGCAGGAGAGGAAGAATGGCGGCCAGCGCAGCTGGACCGCGATGATGTTCCTCAACACGCTGAAGGGCAGCGGCGCGACCGCCTTTCCCAATTGCGGTATCCAGATCGAACCCAAGGCCGGTGTCCTGTTGCTCTGGAACAACGCCAACCCCGACGGCACGCCGAACGAGGATACGCTGCATGCCGGCACGCCTGTCGCGTCGAGCGCGAAATACGTCATCACGCGCTGGTATCGCACGCGCAAGTGGGGGTGA
- a CDS encoding VOC family protein, with product MPKGYLEHANISVTDLERSTALLVDLLGWHKRWEGPSLNNGHTIHVGGEVDYVALYTGEHVTGNFAKGHPLNHIAFVVDDLDAAEEVVKRHGLEPFNHADYEPGRRFYFFDWDGIEFEVVNYD from the coding sequence ATGCCCAAGGGCTATCTTGAACACGCCAATATTTCCGTCACGGATCTTGAACGCAGCACCGCGCTGCTGGTCGATCTGCTCGGCTGGCACAAACGGTGGGAGGGGCCATCGCTCAACAATGGCCACACGATCCATGTCGGGGGCGAGGTCGATTATGTGGCGCTTTACACCGGTGAGCACGTGACCGGCAATTTCGCCAAGGGCCATCCGCTCAACCACATCGCCTTCGTGGTCGACGATCTCGACGCGGCGGAGGAAGTGGTGAAGCGCCACGGGCTCGAACCCTTCAACCATGCCGACTACGAACCCGGCCGCCGGTTCTACTTCTTCGACTGGGACGGGATCGAGTTCGAAGTGGTCAATTACGACTGA
- a CDS encoding S41 family peptidase: MTSQALVRRPRRAAAVMLAALVAPCGLNAQPAHISESQPWLEAAPLKRIVDSSGRTEPAARGVWKSRGYGWILAIDETGVTRYQDGVQCYTPPGENGGQSTMDSIEYRFFRMLPGDRAAIFQLLEGDTNVVFDRLDRLPARCTDAPDTSPQAVADEFLNAFGQHYAFFDRRPPGHEERAARLRALISDDTSEAELWDALAAYMEGLSDSHTKLIGTIDDERRRVQDGQGTTLPMIRASQGGEGAWLGGLIDQAKAKLGDSAHHEGQDRILWGVIGGPDGARIGYLQVFVMGGFTPGEDLSSDAWAAAEMAELNRILDEALGAFQDADAVIVDLSNNRGGWDRVAKALPSRFTDAAFTGFTTQARGSGLAPFPNRIAPADGLRFTGPVYLMTSDVTVSGGELATLAFRQLSNVTQVGGTTRGAFSTPLAKPLPNGWLLELSNETFADEAGNVFEESGIAPDVALEIYPADDPVAGHWRAVEQVAAMARRRTPAD, from the coding sequence ATGACCTCTCAAGCTCTCGTCCGCAGGCCGCGACGGGCCGCCGCAGTGATGCTCGCCGCGCTGGTCGCGCCATGCGGCCTGAACGCCCAACCGGCCCACATCTCTGAATCGCAGCCGTGGCTGGAAGCCGCGCCGCTCAAGCGCATTGTCGATTCATCGGGAAGGACAGAGCCTGCGGCCAGAGGCGTGTGGAAATCGCGCGGCTATGGCTGGATTCTCGCGATCGATGAGACAGGCGTCACGCGGTATCAGGATGGCGTCCAGTGCTACACCCCGCCCGGCGAGAACGGCGGTCAGAGTACGATGGACTCGATCGAATATCGCTTCTTCCGGATGCTGCCCGGAGATCGCGCCGCGATCTTTCAGCTGCTGGAGGGAGATACCAATGTCGTGTTCGACCGGCTCGATCGCCTGCCGGCACGGTGCACCGATGCGCCCGATACATCGCCGCAGGCCGTCGCCGACGAGTTTCTGAACGCCTTCGGGCAGCACTACGCCTTCTTCGATCGTCGCCCGCCCGGCCATGAAGAACGCGCCGCGCGGCTGCGCGCTCTGATCTCCGACGACACAAGCGAGGCCGAGCTGTGGGATGCTCTGGCGGCCTATATGGAGGGGCTCTCCGACAGCCATACCAAGCTGATCGGCACGATCGATGACGAGCGACGGCGGGTTCAGGACGGTCAGGGGACGACTCTGCCGATGATCCGCGCGAGCCAGGGCGGCGAGGGCGCATGGCTGGGCGGACTGATCGATCAGGCCAAGGCAAAGCTGGGCGACAGCGCGCATCATGAGGGGCAGGACCGTATCCTGTGGGGCGTGATCGGCGGCCCGGACGGAGCGCGGATCGGCTATCTGCAGGTGTTCGTCATGGGCGGCTTTACCCCCGGCGAGGATCTCTCCAGCGATGCATGGGCTGCGGCGGAAATGGCCGAACTGAATCGCATTCTGGACGAGGCGCTGGGCGCGTTTCAGGATGCCGACGCGGTCATCGTCGACCTGTCGAACAATCGCGGTGGGTGGGATCGTGTGGCGAAGGCTCTGCCGAGCCGTTTCACCGACGCCGCGTTCACCGGCTTTACTACTCAGGCTCGCGGATCGGGCCTTGCGCCGTTTCCCAACCGCATCGCGCCCGCCGATGGCCTGCGCTTCACCGGGCCGGTCTATCTGATGACGAGCGATGTGACGGTCAGCGGCGGCGAGCTTGCCACGCTTGCCTTCCGCCAGCTGTCCAATGTCACCCAGGTGGGCGGGACGACGCGCGGTGCGTTCTCCACCCCGCTGGCCAAGCCGCTGCCCAATGGCTGGCTGCTGGAGCTGTCGAACGAGACCTTTGCGGATGAGGCCGGGAATGTGTTCGAAGAAAGCGGGATCGCGCCGGACGTTGCGCTCGAAATCTATCCGGCGGACGACCCGGTTGCAGGTCACTGGCGCGCGGTCGAACAGGTCGCGGCGATGGCGCGGCGGCGCACCCCTGCGGACTAG
- a CDS encoding pyridoxamine 5'-phosphate oxidase family protein, giving the protein MFDSLDKVRADAQARLERAARDRRSPMHTPVIATGDADARVMVLRAFDPWTLRFHTDARAPKVGVIEADPRVGVLFYDKAEKVQIRVQGQARIERDSAVAQAAWEAGNNFARRCYLGDGPGTVAQTASSGLPPQFEGPEPSDEDLIPAREHFAVLLVELTRLDWFHLAHDGHCRAQFDLAQGTARWVTP; this is encoded by the coding sequence ATGTTCGACAGTCTCGACAAGGTCCGCGCCGATGCGCAGGCGCGGCTGGAGCGCGCGGCACGAGATCGCCGCTCGCCGATGCATACGCCGGTGATCGCAACCGGCGATGCCGATGCCCGGGTGATGGTGCTGCGCGCCTTCGATCCCTGGACCCTGCGATTCCATACCGATGCGCGCGCGCCCAAGGTCGGCGTGATCGAGGCCGATCCGCGAGTCGGCGTGCTGTTCTACGACAAGGCGGAGAAGGTGCAGATTCGCGTGCAGGGGCAGGCACGTATCGAGCGTGACAGTGCGGTCGCGCAGGCGGCGTGGGAGGCGGGCAACAACTTTGCGCGCCGCTGTTACCTCGGCGATGGGCCGGGCACGGTCGCGCAAACCGCATCCTCCGGCCTGCCGCCGCAGTTCGAAGGCCCCGAGCCGAGCGACGAGGACCTGATCCCCGCGCGCGAGCACTTCGCGGTGTTGCTGGTCGAGCTGACCCGGCTCGACTGGTTCCATCTCGCGCATGATGGCCATTGCCGCGCCCAGTTCGATCTGGCGCAAGGCACTGCGCGGTGGGTGACGCCCTAG